TTGCTCTGCCCCATAAGGCCCCACACAATTTAGTCACCCATTGCCCATGCCActcttctcctcttgctctctgctccagccacactgacctcctgGCTGGTCCTCAGGCACTGAGATACTTCTCACCTCAGGGACTGTGCACTTGCCATTCTGTTCCCTAGAAAGCTTGCCCAGACACACACACGGGTCAGTCCCTCACCTGCTTCAGTTCTGCTCAAGCCACCCTCTCAGTGGGAAGCTCCTGGCCACCTCCTATCACTTCCctgctttagttttctccttattacTACCACTATCTAAAGACCATATAATTTCACCTAGTTACCCcatgtattctctctctcctccactacAACGTGGTTCAACGAGTGTTTCTTTCCCTGCTGTAACTCCAGGGCCAAAACAGCACCTGGAACACACGTGCCACACAGCAGATGCTCCATAAATCGTGTTGTTCTCTTCCTGTCGAGTCACTGCTGACGGGATTTGAAAGTGTATCAGCAGAAACACAACACCCCTACCAGGAAGAACAATTCAATGCCTTCACCATCCTATAGGAGGTTAATAGCATTATCTTCACATATGACACACAGAATTTCCTCCAACCTGAACCTATCATTCATTTAGTACACGTGGCTAAGATGATCTTCTGAAGAGACGTCTTTCCCCACTGTGCAAACACTTGCCTTCCTGGAATCCCTCTCCGCGGTCCCCACGCCATCCTGAGGCGGCGttcttttcctctgctccagGCCTGGAGGCTTCAGTTTGGAGGGAGACACTAAAACAGCACCCCCTGGAGAAAGGCACAAGATGACGAGTCTCAGTTACCCCGCATCAGCGTGTGGAGGACGCAGGTTCAACAGGAGCTGCACAGCGTGTGTGGTTACCGACGGCCGGGGTGGTGAGGTCGTGATGAGTCCTCTGGATCCCACCAAGCTCTCTCAGCTTTGGAGTAGGAAGCCTGCCGTCCATTCccgaggagacagaggaagaatcCGACCTACGAATTCAAACCATCAGCTATGAAGCATTTCCTCAGGAAATATGGTCAAAATACTTTGCTATCATTATGCAAAAGTAAAGTAGAAAATTTATAAGATAAGGTCATTTTGTTTCTGAAACACTAACAAATCCCCATGCAGGGAGGAGTGACTGAGCACTGGAAAGGAGGGACGACCACTACCAGGCAGCCCCAACACGGCGGGCTCCCCCATCAGGCCTCAGTGCCACAGGATGAGAGGGATTAGGACCAGGGACCCCAAGCACCGTTATCTAGGGGAGACAACCACTCCCCAAAGCGATGTGTGTATACATCAACAGGACTTAGCTATTTGCAGAAATCACTTAATATTACAAAACACTACCTTTTCTTTTGTGGTATAACCATCTCATATTACAGAATATCAGCTATTTTCCTTAAATCATAAAGTCATTCTTCCAGACACATTTACAAACCTAGCAAATCATAATTAGGACATAAATGAAAATAACCCTAACCCCTTCCTGAGGAGCTCAGTGTTCATGGCGCTCAACTACCAGTTAGTGGTGACAAACACCTGAGTGAATCCAATTATAAACCACATAGAAATGCCTACTTCATGACATTAAAGTAAAACCTGGTCTTTATTAGTCACAAAACCAGAAGCGTAAACCACTATACTTAATTAGCGACAAAACAACATACGTATTAACTGTGTACAATAATGCGTCTACACAGGGATTAATTTAAAACTCTCACCCTTCTTTCACCTCGTCCACCTTAGACTTTTCACGTACTTCCAACTTCTCAAGCTCTCCGGGAGAATCCTGCctgtccccctccctctgctcctcctcctctctcggCTGTTCCTGCATGTCCTCATTGGCATCCTCTGCATCCCAGGCCAGGCGCCTTCTAACAGGTGTCGTGGGTGCATCTGACACGCCCAATTTCTCCGTGGTATTTTTCTGGGGTTGGTCCTCCAAGACAGaccttttttcttctagttttgtaGAAGGACATTTCTGCAAAGTCTTATGGCTTGTAGGATCTCTGCAGAACaaagtaagttttattttaaagttgagtAGTTTGAGGTCTCTAGTTTACACTAACTTTAATAAGTCCATCATTCCCTTCCACTGTTCACAACTACATGTCTCCCACGgtattgaagaaagaaatccaaTTAAGAGTTCATTTTGCAGTATAATAAAGTGACAATCTAGagtttctattaaaatattccaaaataaaatatacttctttcttattcctactgtcacacacacacgcctACACCACTCCTGACAACACTCATGTGTATGCCCTACACTGGCATTTACACACATAAACTCAGGCCCATACAGTCGAGCTTGTTCAGTAACTCAGTTTGGGTTTGTACACAAACTCAAGCGTACCTATGGATCAAGTAAGTTGATCCAAATTTTATGCTTTAGATAGATTAATCTTTACAAGACActgttaaaaaatagattttgtgATGAACTTTTTAAATCACGTCACATAATTCCAATTTATAATTCAATTTGGTATGTATGACTCTATTAATATACCTTATCaactaaaaactattttatttgctACAAATCAATGTGCCCGTATCTCTTACAAACAGTTAAATCATGTTCACTTTGAAACCCAAAACAGCAGAGAATTTTCCCATAGAATCAGGGCCTAAACTCCCTGTTAACCACAAAAATCCATTAATAGATGACAATGGACATGTACTAACGGCTTATGTCTCTAAGTTTTTACTGTTGTTGTTGCCTTTCCCCTTcagcttttaaagtttttcacATCTACTGTATAATCATCCTCTTCTACTCTTAGTTGTTAAGGAATATTATAAAATCCAGACTTTATTTTCCACACagagaataaactaaaaataatgaaatgtaatGAGTGGCTACATATTTCCATTTGACAGGAGACAAATTCTGAGTAATTATGTCATTTTCCTGCGTATCTCCATGACCCACAGAAGCTACAACCAGCCACAAGGCACATCTCACCCCGCAAGATCCAGTGCTCTGATGTTGCTGCTAACAGTTCCTTCTGAGCTTGTGGTTGAGGAGACATCCCAAAAGCAGTTGTTATCAGAGAGAATCTGATTCAGATGGTCCCGAGAAAAATGTGTCCCCTGAACTCGCTTCCTGTAAGATGCAGCCTTCTCTCGGAGCTCTTTAACCTGTGCGGGAGAGTCGACGCATGTCATTGCAGATGCTCCTTTGCAAATATCACCAAGTAGCAT
This DNA window, taken from Equus przewalskii isolate Varuska chromosome 5, EquPr2, whole genome shotgun sequence, encodes the following:
- the MDM1 gene encoding nuclear protein MDM1 isoform X5, which produces MEPKDSKQPKKKLTPWRHQRLGKVNSEYRAKFLSPAQYLYKAGAWTRVKENAPDQGSLNAMWYAEVKELREKAASYRKRVQGTHFSRDHLNQILSDNNCFWDVSSTTSSEGTVSSNIRALDLAGDPTSHKTLQKCPSTKLEEKRSVLEDQPQKNTTEKLGVSDAPTTPVRRRLAWDAEDANEDMQEQPREEEEQREGDRQDSPGELEKLEVREKSKVDEVKEGSDSSSVSSGMDGRLPTPKLRELGGIQRTHHDLTTPAVGGAVLVSPSKLKPPGLEQRKRTPPQDGVGTAERDSRKKEGHAVALLTSPAAGIKTIDPLPLREDSETSIPKCAEPALPVPKIPDYPASPAGQSPPAHAPSYWHPSRRIQGSLRDPEFQHNVGKARMNNFQLPQRGAFNDEDEDRLSEISARSAASSLRAFQTLARAQKRKENFWGKT